The Thermothelomyces thermophilus ATCC 42464 chromosome 6, complete sequence DNA segment ACTACACAGTGGACTGGTGGACAGCACGAAAGACATATGCACCTatgttgtatgtatgtgcatGTGGTCAACGAATGCGCTGTTGTCGGGCGAAGTTCAGCCGAGTGGCTGGGCTCTGATCTAAGAGCTTTTGATGTGCGAGGTAATTACTCCGTCTGTCTGTATATGCACTATTCCGGATTTTCAGCGGGAAACCAGACGTTTGGGCCATGAGTCGTATTGAAACCCCGGGCCTGGAACGTACCTGACCAGGGAAGTAAAAATATCGTTTCCATGCAACAGTGGCATCGCCTCCATCAAGTATCAGACAAACTTTGATGAGCAGAATCGGCTGGGAAGCCTAGAAGCGATAAGCAGCCTACGAAGATAGACCCTTTGTGGGGAAAAGTGAATTTGGGGTTTGGGGAATTCCTAACTTGTCTAGGTAATTACTAGGTAACACCGAAGTTGAAACGCTGCTTGTCCACTTCGACACGGAGATCTATTAAAGCCGCATCATCGACATCCTCCACCTCAAAGAGCAAGTGTGATCCGTGTTCCGTACTGCGTACACTACTCGAGTATTGATTGAGGTCACTGCCATGCTGTTTTGTTGAGGCGCGAACGGTGGTCTTTTTTTAGGATCATTCTTACGGGTTCTTGGGCCGTGGCAGTGCCGCCAATCGCCAACCACGTTGCGCCCAGTGCGGGACAGCCGTTGTATGTAGATCCGGGGGCGAGTCTATCCGGTCGAGTACACTACTAGATAGATTCTTTTAAGAAACTCTGTTGTTGTTTCCCTGAATGTTCTTTTTCTTGAAGACCGCCTCGCAGGATTCATCCCATGTCTCAAGAGTGTCAAATCACCCGCTTGTCCTCGTGCTCATAATTTTGTGCCGCAGGAGTTTCCGAGCTGCGCCGCAATCTAGACCTTCACCGCGTGGGTGCTGCCGGAATGTCACGGTTCCCCTGCAGGCACGCCAGTGGGGTTCAAGGTCTCGGGTTCGATCTGGCGGCGAGCGCACGACACGATCCGAGCAGATCACTTACCGCATAAATAGCTTTTGCATCTCGTGGCGATCGACTCTGTTGCTCTCGGAGATACCACACGCAATGACTCGGAATATGGTATGTACCATAACGTACATACCTGCAGTGCTGACATGGATGATGTACTTCATAGTTCACCTACAAACCAAATAATAGCCGTTTCAGtcctcttccttccttcAAGTTATCCTGGCCGAAGTTTTCAGAAATGTCTCCACAATGAACTGCGGGGGTCACCCTGCCGAACTCCTGACTCGTCTGAATCTCATTGGTTCCTGGGCATTACAAGAACTGCAGGCGACTGTTTCCTTCAAGACATACTTTGAACTATGCAATTGTTACTACAGCGTAGGAAGTACAGAGTAGGCCGCACATGGAAGCTGATTGCCGAACATCAGCTTCGTAAGAAAGGAACAGGCACTGATCAGatattaataaggaaataatAGAAAttgaaagaagaagagggaacGAAAAAGCCAGCAAGCAGCAAAAGAATTCGTGAGAACTTAATGTTCATCCCCTTCCTACCTCTTAACTTCTTGGCCGATACACTTTCTCCTCTCAGACGAGCGGTCGTTTTCTCTTTCCTTTTGCTTGAGGTCAAACAACTTGTTGGGGCAGCGGCGAGAAGCAACCAGTGCTGAAGGAGAAGCAGAGCGGGGCGCATTCCCAGCAACCTTGCAAAAGAGATTTTGAATCAAACGGCACCTGAGCCATTAATAGCCTTAACATGATCCGTCACGAGGCATTGAGCAAGTGATGAACCGTAATAGACCGTGTTGCCGTCGTTTGGCGACAGGCCGTAACTGAGCTGGTCGCCCCACCGCCAAAACAGGTCGCCGCTCACACCGTCGGCAGCGAACGAAAGAGCTGTCTGCTGCCAGGGTTTCTGGATATCGCAGCTAGCGTAGGCGCCGTCTGGTAGTCATTGTCAGAGAACCTTTCCTCCAACTCACTTTCAAATGgagtaattaattagggtGGGAACGGCGGGAGCGGATGGGCCGAATTATTAGAACGCAATCTTACACTCTTCCAGAAGACATGGCTTGTTCGCGGCTTTGCACGCGTCCGCATGACTCTTGATCCAGCCGTTGGCGAAGGAGTACGGAACGCCCCCTATGCTCAGTAGTCAGTGATGGACAAAAACGAGCAGACGTACGGCGGAGGCAAAACGCAAACGCACAGCTGTCGGGGTACATGTGGAAGGTCCCGAAATCCAAGTCCTTGATCTTCAAATTCTTGACAAAGTCCACACCCTCGCTGTACTGGTAGGGGTATGTTCCGTCTCCGGGAAGCCCGAAACCCTCGTCGCCCAGCGTGATCATGTGGCTCGGATCGAGGCTGCGGATGTACGCCGAGATATCCGTCGCCCACTTGTAGATGACGTCCGTGCTGCACCCCTTGCACCGGGGCTCGTTGGCGAACTCCCACGCAAAGACGGCGTCGGACTTGTCGTAACGGCTAACCACCGCCTGTATGTACTTCTTGTACTGCGCTTGGGCCCGGGCATTGGTGTACCAGCCCTCCTTGGTGCCGCCAAAAGCCTTGACATAGGCGTTCATGCCGCCGTAGTCATCCCAGTTGTTGACGAAGTTGATGATCAGCTTGACGCCGCGCTTCTCTGCCGACTGGACCACATAGTCGAGCCGCTGCAGGCCGTCGGGACCCATGTTGATCTCAGAACCCGAGGACGAGAGGAGCTGGAACCAGACGGTGCCGGGACTCGGCCTGCTGTTGACGTCGTTGAAGCCCCACACACGCAGGATCTTGAGGCCGGAGGAGGCGATGTGATCCAAGGTGGTGTCAACGTCCTTGTTGTTGGTCAGGAAGCCGATCCAGTACGAGTTGGTGCCTGCGAAGTACCCCGTCTTGCCGTCGATGGAGAAGCGAGTCCCCTCGGCGCCGGACGAGGCCGTCGCGCGTGCTGAAGGAAGGCATTGGGCCGCGGAAAGCAGGCAGGTGCCGAGGGCGAAGATGGCCTTCATCGCTATAATTAACACTTCCAATGCCGTTCTAGTCTTTCGTGCTTTGATCCCTCAGAAGCCGTCAACGAAGAGGTGAGCATATGGAATGTTTGCGCAGCGTGCCGAGACACCCCCAGCTGTTATTATTAATATTCGCCAGGACAGCCATCACTTTCGTCGTGTAGGGCAATGTGGCTGTCCGGAACGTTCGGGGAAAAGAAAACAGCTTTCGCGCGATGATTTGCTACGAAGGGCATGGAGACATGGAAAACTCGAGTGTGTTTAATTAGTCCGGTGTTGAGCTCGGAAGCGGGGTCGCCGTCCTCCTGAGCAGGAAATTTCCAAATCATTGCTTCTCCGTGGTGCAAGTTTTCGAAGGCTGCGAGCAAGTGTATAAGCCTAAAAGGGCGAATGTCCTACCGGAAATCTTCTCTGAGGGATCACTGTGTCAGAAATGCCTGATTCTACACTTCCAGATTGGTAATGACCGATTTACCATGCCACACGCATTCGCTCGATATTCCCGTGCATTCGAGTCAGAGCGTAATGAGTGTACTCGAATTAAGGGCGATGAGGGGCAGTTTGATGGGCCCGTAAATCCATTGGGATTGTTTTCAATTGTACATATGTCCCGCGGCATTATGCTCAGCTGATTCCCCGCGAGTGGCGATAGCGTGAAGCAAAGCGGACCCTGAGGCCGGCGGGGTTGATCCCTTCGCGATGCACATGTGATGGATTGGACGACGTTACAACAGCCAAACGGCGAGACGTTCAATAGGCGATCTTAGCTTGCTGGCCCGGGCTCCATCGTCCACTAACAGGCAGCTGGGGCCCTGTGACACAGCGGGGGCCCCTTGTAGTGTAACAAAGCCGTGGCCAGGACCGGGCTAGTCGCGGCGCAGGTGCCGGGTTCCTCTTGCATGCATCTTGAGGCCCGGGCCCAACCGACAACATCCAAGCATCGTTCCTCCTCTTTTGCCCGGAGCGTtcccctccttcttctttcctCTCCCTGCAACCCGGGTAACGACGGGGCTTGAGAATCCGGGCTGGGACGGGAGACTCTCTAACGGCAGCAATTTTTTGTGCCTCGGATACGACCTGTCGCTCGGCAATTGGTAACGGAATCGGTACCCCGTAGCGCTATCCGTCATCGTCAAGTCGCTCGCTATGCCGATCCGCGTCAAGTCGAGGGCACAGCATGCAGAGGCTCTGCGGACCCCATCACCAACTGGCATGGCACACTACAGCCGATATGGTGCCGAACTACCCGACATCAGCCCAGACGATAGTTTCCGCGTGCTGGTCAAGAAGTTGTCTGTTTACATTGCCGGCGTCATCCAGCTTCCTGTGACCTTTGAGCAGTTGAGAACCACGAGCGCGGGGGATGGACTGCGTGCGCTGGTTGACCACCTGGGCACGAATTGCACTCACCCTGCCATCGTGAACGCGCTACTGTAAGCAGAAATCCAGATCTGCTCCGCTCTCTTGGGCCCTCGCGGACGCGCCGTGCTAACGAACCCCGCAGTGCGCTCAAATGGCACTATGGCGCGATTAGTGAGGACAAGGGACTGAACGAAGCCCGGGCCAATGGCTGTGAGATTGTGGCCTGGCGCTTCCTCACCCATCTTTCCGAGAGAGAAGCGGTGGATTACTGTCTCTACGAGATCCCAGACCCCAAGGACGCGGACGCGAGTCCCAGTGACGAAGAAACCGCCGTCGACGAGCACAGTGCTCTCCTGGGCCAGGCCTGGCGTGGCACCGCCAACTCGGCCCGCCAGGCCTTTGCCCAGCCAGCGAGCCTCAAGCGCAACATGCTCCTGCAATCCATCTCTCGGCTTACCATGAGCATgaccgccgacgacgacgatgacgaggatGAGGACGACCCGACTGCGCACTTCACCAATCTCAACGCCCTCGAGATTGCCGCCATCGCGGACGCCAAGCGCTTCCTGAGCCAGAATGTGGTCCAGAAGATCATCACCGGTATCTGGAACGGCGACATCATCTTTTGGGACTCGCTCTCGGTATACTCTGTCAAGAAGCCGCGCTTCTACAAACCCGCCACCGCCGACCCCTTTTCCCGCCTGCGCGTCCCCAAATACCTTAAATCCTTCgaagttatcttctttaccagcttcctcttcctctactACGCTGTTCTGATGGAGCGAGACCCAACCCACATCACTACCCTAGAGATCTTCCTGTGCCTTTGGCTCGCTGCTTTTGCCTACGACGAGCTGAGCGAGTGGATAGATGCTGGATCCATCTTCTACGCTACTGACGTTTGGGTTCGTATGCCCCTTTCCTCTGGATATGGCCGTGGGCAGCTGCTAAACTTGATCCAGAACATCTTTGATATGGCCATGATTGGAATTGGCATTACCTACTTCGTACTCAGTATGTCAAAAGATACCCGCTGGCCCCTACACTTCGAAGCTGACTGTTGCAGGAATTGTCGGCTTGGAAACGCACAATTCTCGTCTCGTTGATCTCTCATTTGACATATTGGCCCTCGAAGCGCTGTTCATGGTTCCCCGTGTCTTCTCTATTCTCAGTCTGAGTCCGTACTGGGGTGTAAGCCAACTCTTCACCTAATTacctcccccccccaacccaaCACCACCCCCCGGAGGCCCCCGGCCCCCCCGGGAATCTCCCAAAGAACAGCCAAATATTAAGAAAGCTAACCCACCTAGACCCTCATTCCATGCTTAAAAGAGATGGGGAAAGACTTCCTCAAATTCATGGTGCTCGTTGTCGTCATATATGTCGGCTTCCTGACGACATTCTCTTTGGTCGGCCGCGACGTCTTCTCCCTCAAGAAAATGACGGGGTTCCTAACCCGCATCTTCTTCGGTTCAAGTTCCGTCGGTTTCGACATCATGTACGACATCGACCCCATCTTCGGCCCTCCTCTCATGACCCTCTTCATCATGCTCAGCTCCATCCTGCTTACCGGCTCCCTGACCGGTATGCTCTCCAACTCCTTTTCACGTGTCATCACCCACGCTCGCGAGGAGTACCTCTACGTCTACAGCGTGTACGTCTTGGAAGCTTCCACCTCCAACCGCCTGACGCACTTCTATCCCCCCTTCAACCTGATCGCCCTCGTCATTTTCCGCCCGCTGCGCCTCTTCCTGCCATCGGACCACAACTTTCGCAAGGCCCGCATTCTGCTCCTCAAAGCAACCCACCTGCCCATTGTTGCGGTGATTGAGTTCTATGAATGGCTGCGCGGCAGAGCCAACAAGGGTACGCAGTACCACGCCTTCCGCGGACCTCGCTACACCACCATTGGCAGCCCCAACCCAGCGGCTACAGCCAAGCGCTTCTCGCACCAGCAACGCCACAAACAGTCCTGCGCCTCCCTCCGCGCTGACGCctccgctgctgccgcccccAACACGCTCCGCCCGCCCCTGCCGCTCAGCAACAAAACTGCCCCCGAGATGACGGCCACTCATCCCGATATGGGGGCCTCGTCATCCACTGAAATCACGCCGCACCAGCGGCAGGAGACCGCCGGGGAGGCCGAGGTAGGGGCGATGGGCGCGCCGTCCGCCGATGTCGAGGCGCGAATCGCCGACTTGTCGGCCAAGATCGAGCGGCTGACCGAGCTGGTGGTCGCCCTTCACGCCAATCAGAGTCGCCGTTTAACGGACGTCAACGTTCCCTAGCTTGGGCCCGGACATGCTCGTAAAGATGATATCTCAGGCGAGGCAAAGAGGTAAGGGAACGGTTTCGTGATAGGGGGGTACGGTGGTCGTGCAGTAAGCACATAGTGCTGGTGAGCAGAGGCGTTTGAGGGAAAGGGATTTCTGCTCATGAGGGCCCATGTCAGGCAGTCTTGAGCGGTGAATCCTGAGTGTTGCTTTTGGGGAAGTGTTCTAGCATGCATTTTTTTTCCCCGTCTATGCTTTTCTCGTCACTTGATTGGGGGAGCCAGCATTTGCACGGTGTTTGGGGGTAGCACGATGTGTTTGGTGGTTTCATGCTTCAGAATGGGATAATGCTCGATGGATGAGAAAGCTGTTACACAGGATACGAGACTATGATGCAATGGTAGCATACGATATACACGTGTCACTGAGCTTTTGGTCTGACTACCCTTCGTTGCCGCTCGTAGATCAAGTTGATATGCTAATTATTGCGCGGTTCTCGGGTCGGTTCTGGAAACATCAGGCTCCTCGCACCTTTTTGAATTCCAATACAAAATTACGTCTACCTAGAACAGACTACCCCGGTCTCGAAAAAAAGACTAAGAAACCTTGAGATGTAGTAAACAACAAAGACTGGTATATAGATGATTCATGACCTCATTCGGTGCGCCGATAATATAATTACACCATGTACCCGGTTGCTGCCTGTGTATTTACTATGTCTGGCTGCCCGTGCTTGTACATAATTACCTTGGGTGTTGTGGCATCTAATATTACATTAGGTCAAATCCTTATTAGTCGGTTAGTACAACAGAACAAAGAGGTATGGTATCCAAGAAGAAAAAATTAGAATCTCCATGGCCTCCTGTCACTTTTTAAGGGCCCATTCAGTATCCCTCCTGCGGCCCGTGATGCCCCCCGCCGAACATGTTACCATTTCCCCCAACGCCATGCATACCCCCATACCACTCAACTTGATCGCCAAAGCTGTGTATTTCCCCCGGACCGGGAGATGGCTGAAAGGGCCCCCCTCCCTGTCCCGTGCCCACGGTCTGGAAGGCATTGTGTTGTTGTAGAGGACCTGTGGCAGGATGTATGCTCACAGGGGACGGCTGTGCGGACATGTCGTCTGGCAGTGTTTTGTTACAGCTTGGGCAATACATGTTGTGGCACCTCCCCGGCGGGTGTGCTTCGACCAACGTCTGGCTTGAGTCCCGATTCTCGTCACGGTTCCAGAGAAGACTAGCAAGTGAAGATCTCGGGGTAGCAGACATGGATATTTGATTTGCGTGCATGGTCGCTGCAGACTGTGGACTCGGGTCGGCGTCGTGTTGCATTGCGTCAGGAGACACGGTCTCGGATTGTTCCGGACCCAGATACGAGGGTTGGACGTCGAGCTGATGGGGGTGAATGGAACCAAAGTGCGTCGGCGCTGCTTGGTGCTGAAGTATATCTCCTGCACCTGTATAAGGGATACTATAGGCGCCAGCAACAGTTACCGGAGTGTTATCCCAGCTAGTTTGGTATGGTGGACCTGGGCTGAGACCCTGAGTGGTAGATGGAGGCATCGGAATCGACTGGCTCGGAAGGACCGCTGGGGCCGGTCTAAACGCATTGCTGGCCAGGACTGACTGCGACTGGGGTGTCCGCGCTCGTTGTACGGGCAGCGGAATCTGAGTGGGTGGTGGTGCCTTGGGAAGGATCTCGGGTCTCTTGATCCGCTTCGGCTGGGGATTGGGACGCCTCCGGGCGGATGTGCTGCGAGGAGCGGCAGTCACTGGTGCGCTGGGGCTCTCGGCTCCGGTCAGGATGCCCGAGGCGGCGGCTGTCCCGGATGCGACTGTGGGTGTTGGAGCTGGGGAAGGAGGAAGACGGGGAGTAGAAGCCCAACTGTCACTCGTGGCGGGTTGGCTTATCGCCGAACTCGTGAAGGGTGAGACGGTTCCCGCTATTTTCTGCTCCCAGTCTTGCACCACGGTCTCAATCCAGTTGTAGATCGAGCTTGTGCTGCGCTCCAGGCCTTGCTTGATTTTGAGATCCACGTCCATCAGCTGACTTGCTCCTTCAAGGACATGGCGGTACTGGATTTCGAGGAGGTCTTTCAATACGTCCAGGAATTTCCTGGATTCAGTAATGAAATCAAAAACTTCCATGACAGGGACGAACACTATACTAGGTCAGAGGCTCCTGGTCTGACAAACTGGTTTGAATGGGTTCTTTACCTGGATCAGGGATAACCTGGTCACCTGGGAAAAGAAGCTTCCACAACGAGACCCAATTGTCGATCTTGGCTTTAAGGCTTCGGGCCTCCAAGGACGAGATGATCTTCTGCGTGATCCCGTCTTCAGGGTCCGCACCACCACTGTCATACGAGACGCGACAGACTTCCAACTGCCGTAAATGCGAGTCCAATTCATTTTTCGAGACGAAGCCCTGACAGCAACGGGGGCAAAGGAATGGGCCCGCGTTTCTCTGGACGGGAGGATGGTGAGCACGAATATGTTTCCTGGGATGCGATTAGCACGTGTTCATGTCCGGGTTTTTCATCACTCTTACTTGAGTTGAGACATATCGGCAAAAGAATGTGTTGCGCAGACGTAGTAGTCTCGCACGTTGAACCGAAGGGGATTGCGTTTTCGGTAAGGACAGCTGAAGTTGGTGATGTTTCCTTTGCTGCTATATGCTTGCGAGGCCGGGGAGACATCCCTCTCGTCGTCCTCTTCTTTGTCTCGGCCGCCGAACCCGCTTCCGCCGTCACTGCCTCCGTCTGCTTTCCGCTTCCCCTTCCCAGGGTAGCCGGAGTTCTGTTGATCATTACCTCCGGGCGCTGAGGTGCCCCCGTAGTGGGGTGACGGGGTGCCATGACCAGACGTCGTTTGAATAAAGCCAGCATTTCCTTCATGCGTGGCGGCCCAAAGTTCTCGCAGGTACCGGTAAGTGCAGTCCCAAACCAGTAGCGGCGCGGCGCAGTCATCCACGTCCTTGCCAAATGTGTTTCTCAAGACCCACGACGAGATTTCATTGACCAGCCTGGACTCTTCATCCTCACTCATGCGACCCTCACCCTCACTGTGATTCACGACAGAGCCGCGCCTGTCAGTGGTGCTCGGCGGGGCAAGTTGAACCCTGTCCCTGGCGTGAGTGAACTTGACATCCAGTGGAACAGTTACGCCAGAGGGTAACACGCACCTGCTGGGCTGCTTTTTCGGTTTGGGGTGTGAAA contains these protein-coding regions:
- a CDS encoding glycoside hydrolase family 5 protein (CAZy_ID 267957) yields the protein MKAIFALGTCLLSAAQCLPSARATASSGAEGTRFSIDGKTGYFAGTNSYWIGFLTNNKDVDTTLDHIASSGLKILRVWGFNDVNSRPSPGTVWFQLLSSSGSEINMGPDGLQRLDYVVQSAEKRGVKLIINFVNNWDDYGGMNAYVKAFGGTKEGWYTNARAQAQYKKYIQAVVSRYDKSDAVFAWEFANEPRCKGCSTDVIYKWATDISAYIRSLDPSHMITLGDEGFGLPGDGTYPYQYSEGVDFVKNLKIKDLDFGTFHMYPDSWGVPYSFANGWIKSHADACKAANKPCLLEEYGAYASCDIQKPWQQTALSFAADGVSGDLFWRWGDQLSYGLSPNDGNTVYYGSSLAQCLVTDHVKAINGSGAV